A DNA window from Gammaproteobacteria bacterium contains the following coding sequences:
- a CDS encoding ankyrin repeat domain-containing protein, translated as MNPKAKLLSALKNKKTQIAISILNANPKILNELLDNGKAALHLAIEANNLELVIALTKIQNINLNIKTSNSATNMDQHSPTVIACYKNIDKSILECLIQAGADISSPTRNGQTPLTVAVFYNRQDCVELLIASGKDIKVNAIISSGDTAVTNAADYASLEIMKLVLSVPDITIINHKKNDGKSALFIAAEQGNFDKVGLLSKFPGIDLATRQSLATGRSAAGIAREKGFFSVSCFITLQRLFRLNKVDYFKIVQDDLIQELLPKGIPLENENIINANNNNQGHLFSSFSWYARNLRRVPNELLLAEYLSEIVTLISKPFKQSNTSLTSSEITHIQARKTWSDVVSNIDQLNAKYKIENNIETTIINRLHNLGYRKNTKKIYHGCLDFIRNNSAIVVTFNASFLNKEGLTHYQLLNFAERGGNNFDKEFFNYRTYRDLTEKHLFSSLDKHLKDSLNQKNAKPRYGRVVILDRNQTITASDGYGKSFIVLQHVVKFLSLFNYRDSVNAIVANKSIIPCTYHFMELLLFQWPDEQLKAIANWVTTGSLPSSFFLGIEYIEALVPAIYLSKDLIEQIYIHPDEYVLRPQDRSLLAELGIKETNAHKNPYPNLCSSFMKSVENNERVEIKTLLETYPLLNRISNLKGLQPIHIAASKGYTEMVKLLTAFGADINRRSAEGKAPLHYAVECGFLDLVDMITSLRSADINIKSSTSSCDGMTPLLMASWLRKQAIFDLLIKKGANPSLITSNGQTPLTIAALGNDKTIVRALIATNNNNVNTVISQGHTALTNAAEKGDAEMVQLILSISGISNVNHKKDNGESALFIAASRFDLDKITALLQFPGIDKEAKRLPGDGKTALQILEENNYQKYCAKPRGPIVLSQLGLSVSSCRSSSFPVLYGDCIKHIENNNMSEVQKLIDCFPSLTRMINPTGQELIHIAAKKGYLGLISLLLKNGVDINQPTSGGKTALQIAEEAQQYELMDYLKLQMIKNNFEQEQMLSEFMFWKITNIFNDAVKKYILLNPIKNQGIENIVSLIKVLETDEKSTQKIETFLGGLISENRKAKAAHQNQFHSANNTPFTLLIDEVNKDIYKFLESNRWDVTLLKPEHVEATYNSYLASLPPAPEFIV; from the coding sequence ATGAATCCAAAAGCCAAGCTTCTTAGTGCCCTTAAAAATAAAAAAACGCAAATTGCTATTAGCATCTTAAACGCCAATCCAAAAATTTTAAATGAGTTACTTGATAATGGCAAAGCAGCTTTACATCTTGCTATTGAAGCGAATAATCTTGAGCTAGTTATAGCTTTAACAAAAATACAGAATATTAATTTAAATATTAAAACTTCCAATTCTGCAACGAATATGGACCAGCACTCACCCACAGTCATAGCTTGTTATAAAAATATTGATAAATCAATTTTAGAGTGTCTTATTCAGGCCGGAGCGGATATAAGCAGCCCCACTAGAAATGGTCAAACACCTTTAACAGTAGCCGTATTTTATAATAGACAAGATTGCGTTGAACTATTAATCGCCTCTGGTAAAGATATAAAGGTAAACGCAATAATTTCATCTGGAGATACTGCTGTAACAAATGCAGCTGACTATGCAAGTTTAGAAATAATGAAATTGGTGCTTTCTGTACCTGATATAACTATTATCAATCATAAAAAAAATGATGGCAAATCTGCTCTATTTATCGCCGCTGAACAGGGTAATTTTGACAAAGTAGGATTATTATCAAAATTTCCTGGTATTGATCTTGCAACAAGACAATCTTTAGCCACTGGTAGAAGCGCAGCTGGAATTGCCCGCGAAAAAGGTTTTTTCTCCGTAAGTTGCTTTATAACTTTACAGCGTCTTTTTCGGTTAAACAAAGTTGATTATTTTAAAATAGTACAAGATGATCTCATTCAGGAGTTGTTACCGAAAGGCATACCACTAGAAAATGAGAACATTATTAATGCTAATAATAATAACCAAGGTCACTTATTTTCTTCTTTCAGTTGGTATGCAAGAAACTTAAGAAGGGTGCCGAATGAACTATTGCTTGCAGAATATTTAAGTGAAATTGTCACTTTGATTTCAAAACCGTTCAAACAGAGTAACACATCACTTACTTCCTCAGAAATAACCCATATTCAAGCGAGAAAGACTTGGTCAGATGTGGTATCCAATATTGATCAACTCAACGCAAAATATAAAATTGAAAATAACATCGAAACCACTATCATTAACCGCCTTCATAACCTTGGTTACAGGAAAAATACAAAAAAAATATATCACGGTTGTCTTGATTTTATCAGAAATAATTCTGCAATAGTTGTTACCTTTAACGCAAGCTTCCTAAATAAAGAAGGACTCACGCACTATCAACTGCTTAATTTTGCTGAAAGAGGGGGCAATAATTTCGATAAAGAATTCTTTAATTATAGAACTTATAGGGATCTAACAGAGAAGCACTTATTTTCTTCATTAGATAAACATCTAAAAGATTCTCTAAACCAGAAAAACGCCAAACCAAGATATGGAAGAGTGGTGATATTAGATCGCAATCAAACTATTACTGCCAGTGATGGCTACGGTAAATCGTTCATTGTGTTACAACATGTAGTCAAATTTTTGAGTTTGTTTAATTACCGTGACTCAGTGAATGCAATAGTAGCAAATAAAAGCATAATTCCTTGCACTTATCATTTCATGGAGCTTTTACTATTCCAATGGCCAGATGAACAACTAAAAGCTATTGCAAACTGGGTTACCACTGGAAGTTTACCCTCATCATTTTTCCTTGGGATTGAATATATTGAAGCGTTAGTGCCCGCTATTTATCTGAGCAAAGACTTGATTGAACAAATCTATATTCACCCAGATGAGTATGTTCTTAGACCTCAAGATCGATCTTTGTTAGCAGAGCTAGGTATAAAAGAAACAAATGCTCATAAAAATCCTTACCCAAATCTCTGTAGCTCATTCATGAAATCAGTGGAGAATAACGAAAGAGTTGAAATCAAAACATTATTAGAAACCTATCCTCTATTAAATCGCATTTCGAATTTAAAAGGTCTGCAACCAATTCATATTGCGGCGAGCAAAGGCTATACGGAAATGGTAAAATTACTGACAGCCTTCGGTGCGGATATCAATAGACGATCTGCAGAGGGCAAGGCTCCATTGCATTATGCGGTAGAATGTGGATTCCTTGACCTAGTTGACATGATCACTTCATTACGCAGTGCGGATATAAATATAAAGAGTTCTACATCAAGCTGCGATGGAATGACACCCCTCCTCATGGCTAGTTGGCTTAGGAAACAAGCTATTTTTGATCTTCTTATTAAAAAGGGCGCAAATCCCAGTCTCATCACTAGCAATGGACAAACACCTCTTACCATTGCAGCTCTGGGTAATGATAAAACAATTGTACGAGCACTTATTGCAACAAATAATAATAATGTAAATACAGTCATTAGTCAGGGCCATACTGCTTTGACCAATGCCGCTGAAAAAGGTGACGCAGAGATGGTCCAACTTATTCTCAGCATTTCAGGTATCTCGAATGTTAATCATAAAAAAGATAATGGTGAATCTGCTTTATTTATTGCAGCTAGTAGATTTGATCTAGATAAAATCACAGCGTTACTGCAATTTCCAGGAATTGATAAAGAAGCGAAACGCCTTCCCGGTGATGGAAAGACTGCATTACAAATCCTCGAAGAAAATAATTATCAAAAATACTGTGCTAAACCTCGCGGTCCAATAGTTCTTTCGCAACTCGGTTTAAGCGTATCTTCTTGTCGCTCATCATCTTTCCCTGTGTTGTACGGGGATTGCATCAAGCACATTGAAAATAACAATATGTCAGAAGTTCAAAAATTAATAGATTGTTTTCCCTCGTTAACACGAATGATAAATCCAACAGGTCAAGAGCTTATTCATATAGCGGCAAAAAAAGGCTATCTTGGACTTATATCCCTGCTCCTGAAAAACGGTGTAGACATTAATCAACCAACATCAGGTGGCAAAACAGCATTACAAATCGCCGAAGAGGCTCAGCAATACGAGCTAATGGATTATTTAAAACTTCAGATGATTAAAAATAATTTCGAACAAGAACAGATGCTGAGTGAATTTATGTTTTGGAAAATAACAAATATTTTCAATGATGCAGTTAAGAAATATATTTTGTTAAATCCTATAAAAAATCAGGGGATTGAAAATATAGTTTCATTAATTAAAGTTCTTGAGACCGATGAGAAATCGACCCAAAAAATTGAGACTTTCTTAGGCGGCTTAATCTCGGAAAATCGAAAAGCTAAAGCTGCGCATCAAAACCAATTTCACAGCGCAAATAACACCCCCTTTACTTTACTTATTGACGAAGTAAACAAGGATATTTACAAATTCTTAGAAAGCAATCGTTGGGATGTCACTTTATTGAAACCAGAGCATGTAGAGGCTACTTATAATAGCTACCTGGCATCTTTACCCCCGGCCCCCGAATTTATTGTCTAA